In Serratia marcescens subsp. marcescens ATCC 13880, a single genomic region encodes these proteins:
- a CDS encoding fimbrial protein, whose translation MKTRLSRRELSCLLMFTGMLWGGNGNAETPITVKVTIMAPLPCILNEKQQIYVNFGDEIMTTRIDGDAYRKKIDYSLKCDEQAKNAMKLQIKGDGAVYDGTVLRTSRDGLGIAFEQQQPGKKLPINSWVNFNYPNLIDLYAVPVKKSGADLKTGEFTASAMLYVDYQ comes from the coding sequence GTGAAGACGCGTTTAAGTAGAAGAGAGCTTTCTTGCCTGCTGATGTTCACGGGCATGCTATGGGGGGGCAATGGCAATGCAGAAACACCGATAACGGTTAAAGTGACGATTATGGCGCCATTGCCCTGCATATTGAACGAGAAGCAGCAGATATACGTGAATTTTGGCGACGAGATCATGACCACCCGTATTGATGGGGATGCATATCGCAAGAAAATAGATTATAGCCTGAAATGTGATGAGCAGGCTAAGAACGCCATGAAGCTGCAAATTAAAGGGGATGGCGCGGTCTATGACGGCACGGTATTAAGAACCAGCAGGGATGGGTTAGGGATCGCCTTTGAACAGCAGCAGCCGGGAAAGAAGTTGCCGATCAACAGCTGGGTGAATTTTAACTATCCCAATCTTATCGATCTCTATGCGGTGCCGGTAAAAAAGAGTGGAGCCGATTTAAAAACGGGAGAATTTACCGCTTCCGCCATGCTGTATGTCGATTATCAATAG
- a CDS encoding fimbrial protein codes for MAGKGLITDDRRQLCAELRYYAVLGGLALMAPLSLTALLWLLPAAQAVDNWEVEGANGVLYVHGSLAVNACRLEMDSARQDIALGEVTTGRLAQLGDRGTSVQFELRLRDCLNSRAASRDERTGALSWAADQPAVRVSFKAPADKDDSHLVRVAGATGFGLRLLDQYGRDARLGSRGAPLWVKPGTDVLTYTIIPERTLSPLRAGVYQARIDFNLSYD; via the coding sequence ATGGCAGGTAAAGGATTGATAACGGACGACAGGCGGCAGCTGTGTGCCGAGCTGCGCTACTACGCGGTGCTGGGCGGGTTGGCGCTGATGGCGCCGCTGAGCCTGACCGCGCTGCTGTGGTTGTTGCCGGCGGCGCAGGCGGTGGACAACTGGGAGGTCGAGGGGGCTAACGGTGTGCTCTACGTGCATGGTTCGTTGGCGGTAAATGCCTGTCGTCTGGAGATGGACAGCGCGCGGCAGGACATTGCTCTGGGCGAAGTGACTACAGGGCGGTTGGCCCAGTTGGGCGATCGCGGCACATCGGTGCAGTTTGAGCTGCGGCTGCGCGACTGTCTGAACTCTCGGGCTGCCAGCCGGGATGAACGAACCGGAGCGCTGAGTTGGGCGGCGGATCAGCCTGCGGTGCGGGTGAGCTTTAAGGCGCCGGCCGATAAAGATGATTCGCACCTGGTGAGAGTGGCGGGGGCCACGGGGTTTGGCCTTCGACTGTTGGATCAATACGGCCGGGATGCCCGTTTAGGCAGCAGAGGGGCGCCGCTATGGGTAAAGCCGGGTACCGACGTTTTAACCTACACGATTATTCCTGAACGTACGCTGTCGCCGCTAAGAGCAGGAGTTTATCAGGCAAGAATAGATTTTAACCTTAGTTATGACTAA
- a CDS encoding winged helix-turn-helix domain-containing protein, producing MRYIINNKIKYHEDRSELVDLDAELPPQPLTATLNRLLSALVRNNNLVISRDTLLTQVWEAHGQVASGNNLNNTISILRKMFAALGEDDIIVTLPRQGFMFTAASLKTTDSQAEGLPQAETPATVAEGVSSGVSRRLARLKRFGLAALLLLATGSGVWAWQDAGYAPLSSVSVGKIGKCDVRFVTSYHKPVSGQVDLTHLQNMLAQRKSDRCTEPATLLYYDSKSVLSDAIGRVRTSYYYYCPQNAIATGQMQCENYYEDRAQ from the coding sequence ATGAGATACATTATTAATAATAAGATTAAATATCATGAAGATAGATCAGAACTGGTGGATCTCGACGCTGAGCTGCCGCCTCAACCGCTCACCGCCACGTTGAACCGCCTGCTGTCCGCGTTGGTCAGAAACAATAACCTTGTGATCTCTCGCGATACCTTGCTGACGCAGGTATGGGAAGCGCACGGCCAGGTGGCCTCCGGCAATAACCTCAATAACACCATTTCCATTCTGCGCAAGATGTTCGCCGCCCTGGGCGAGGACGACATTATCGTCACGTTGCCACGCCAGGGATTCATGTTTACCGCCGCTTCGTTGAAGACGACGGACAGCCAGGCGGAAGGCTTGCCGCAGGCGGAGACGCCAGCCACGGTGGCTGAGGGCGTATCTTCAGGGGTTTCGAGACGCCTCGCTCGCCTCAAGCGTTTTGGGTTGGCCGCTTTGCTGCTGCTGGCAACGGGGAGCGGGGTATGGGCCTGGCAGGATGCCGGCTATGCGCCGCTGAGTTCGGTAAGCGTCGGGAAAATCGGCAAATGTGACGTCAGGTTTGTGACTTCCTATCATAAGCCTGTTTCTGGGCAGGTGGATTTGACGCATTTGCAAAATATGCTGGCGCAAAGAAAATCAGATCGATGCACGGAACCGGCGACGTTGCTTTATTACGATAGCAAATCGGTGTTGTCTGATGCCATTGGGCGAGTCAGAACGTCTTACTACTATTATTGCCCACAGAACGCGATAGCTACGGGCCAAATGCAATGCGAGAACTACTATGAAGACCGCGCTCAGTAA
- a CDS encoding fimbrial protein: MNKNVTAVYLFLLVAPYVSLEAAEGVNMTFRGGLIAPPPCTINGGKKIDVDFGDRVGVNKVDGKIYRQTIDYSITCERGALPWQMTLTLKGGVSFERAALQTNKLDLGIRIYQNNTPFIINTPLNIVPGDLPLLEAVPIAKPGSTLIEGAFSATATLQADYQ, translated from the coding sequence ATGAATAAGAACGTGACAGCGGTTTATTTATTTTTGTTGGTAGCGCCATATGTCTCCCTTGAGGCTGCTGAAGGGGTAAACATGACGTTTCGCGGCGGGCTTATTGCTCCGCCGCCCTGCACGATTAACGGCGGAAAAAAAATTGATGTCGATTTCGGTGACCGGGTGGGGGTGAATAAGGTTGATGGGAAGATTTATCGCCAGACTATTGATTATAGCATCACCTGTGAACGCGGCGCTTTGCCCTGGCAAATGACGTTGACGTTAAAGGGTGGCGTCAGCTTTGAGCGCGCCGCGCTACAGACCAATAAACTCGATCTCGGCATCCGAATTTACCAAAATAATACGCCATTTATTATCAATACGCCGTTAAACATTGTACCCGGTGATTTACCGCTGCTGGAGGCGGTACCGATAGCCAAGCCGGGCTCGACGTTGATCGAGGGCGCGTTTTCCGCCACGGCGACCTTACAGGCTGATTATCAGTAA
- a CDS encoding isochorismatase — protein sequence MAIPKLNDYALPTADELPQNKVTWQVEPQRAALLIHDMQQYFLNFWGEDSALIKQVVENIANLRRYCKQQGIPVFYTAQPNQQSDEDRALLNDMWGPGLNKHPEQQAVTAALAPDEDDTVLVKWRYSAFHRSPLQEILQESGRDQLIICGVYAHIGCLTTAIDAFMRNIQPFMVADGLADFSRDEHLMALRYTAGRCGRVVTTASLLPAAGIASIDALRQQILPLLDEDSEDMGNDENLIDYGLDSVRIMELATRWRKIRSDIDFIALARNPTIDSWWALLSEEKA from the coding sequence ATGGCCATTCCAAAACTTAATGACTACGCGCTGCCGACGGCGGACGAACTGCCGCAAAATAAAGTCACCTGGCAGGTGGAGCCGCAGCGCGCCGCGCTGTTGATCCACGATATGCAGCAGTATTTCCTCAACTTCTGGGGCGAGGACAGCGCGCTGATTAAACAGGTGGTGGAGAACATCGCCAACCTGCGCCGCTACTGCAAGCAGCAGGGCATCCCGGTGTTTTATACCGCACAGCCGAACCAGCAGAGCGATGAAGATCGCGCGCTGTTGAACGACATGTGGGGGCCGGGCCTGAACAAACACCCTGAGCAACAGGCAGTGACTGCCGCGCTGGCGCCGGACGAAGACGATACGGTGCTGGTGAAATGGCGCTACAGCGCCTTCCATCGCTCGCCGCTGCAGGAGATCCTGCAGGAGTCCGGCCGCGATCAGCTGATCATCTGCGGCGTGTATGCGCACATCGGCTGCCTGACCACCGCCATCGACGCCTTCATGCGCAACATCCAGCCGTTCATGGTGGCCGACGGCCTGGCGGACTTCTCGCGCGACGAACACCTGATGGCACTGCGCTACACCGCCGGCCGTTGCGGCCGGGTGGTGACCACCGCGTCTCTGCTGCCGGCGGCCGGTATCGCCAGCATCGATGCGCTGCGTCAGCAGATCCTGCCGCTGCTGGACGAAGACAGCGAAGACATGGGCAACGATGAAAACCTGATCGATTACGGGCTGGATTCGGTGCGCATCATGGAACTGGCGACCCGTTGGCGCAAGATCCGCAGCGACATCGACTTTATCGCGCTGGCGCGCAACCCGACCATCGACAGCTGGTGGGCGCTGCTTTCCGAAGAGAAAGCCTGA
- a CDS encoding fimbrial protein, producing MRQGTVAPCLLCALLGFSSQAISASQGWGRVNMQGAILDTACAIATESREQTINMEMVPFADIIRDGQGRAVPFSIELVNCVLERADKTLPDWKQFQVTFDGFADGELFGVKGEASGIALRITDAAGNIARPGAPMPPMNIIPGSYRLNYAMTLIGNNQPLKAGDYFSAVRFKMDYY from the coding sequence ATGAGACAAGGAACGGTGGCACCTTGCCTATTGTGCGCGTTGTTAGGTTTTAGCTCACAGGCTATTTCTGCCTCGCAGGGCTGGGGGCGCGTCAATATGCAAGGAGCTATTCTCGATACTGCCTGCGCCATTGCCACGGAGAGTCGTGAACAAACAATCAATATGGAAATGGTTCCTTTCGCCGATATTATTCGCGACGGGCAGGGGCGGGCGGTGCCGTTCAGCATTGAATTAGTGAATTGCGTACTGGAGCGAGCAGATAAAACGCTGCCGGACTGGAAACAATTTCAAGTCACCTTTGACGGTTTTGCCGACGGTGAATTATTCGGTGTAAAAGGCGAGGCTTCAGGAATAGCACTGAGAATCACTGATGCCGCCGGAAATATAGCCAGGCCGGGTGCGCCTATGCCGCCAATGAATATTATTCCGGGAAGTTATCGCCTGAATTACGCCATGACGTTAATCGGCAATAACCAGCCACTAAAAGCGGGTGACTATTTCTCCGCGGTGCGTTTCAAAATGGATTACTACTGA
- a CDS encoding fimbrial protein, with protein sequence MKSKRLGCVLALVAGMAAGSVMAADNMLFHGALVAEPCTLKPGDEDIRLDFGTVIDKYLYANGRTPTKPFTLTLQDCDLSLGQTVKITFSGNKSLELPDLLALDGGSQASGIALGLETAEGKPVALNKPSQEMTLASGSTSLALRVYVQGEPTALAQKSIGLGAFSAVATFGLEYE encoded by the coding sequence ATGAAGAGCAAGCGACTGGGATGTGTGCTGGCGCTGGTGGCAGGGATGGCAGCCGGATCGGTGATGGCGGCGGACAATATGTTGTTTCACGGTGCGCTGGTGGCGGAGCCTTGCACGCTTAAACCGGGAGATGAGGACATCCGTTTGGATTTTGGCACGGTCATCGACAAGTACCTTTATGCCAATGGCCGTACGCCGACCAAGCCGTTTACTCTGACGTTGCAAGATTGCGATCTTAGTCTCGGTCAAACGGTAAAGATAACCTTCAGCGGCAATAAGAGTCTTGAATTGCCTGACCTGCTGGCGCTGGATGGCGGCAGCCAGGCCAGCGGTATCGCATTGGGGTTGGAAACGGCGGAAGGTAAGCCGGTGGCGCTCAATAAGCCCAGTCAGGAGATGACGCTGGCCAGCGGCAGCACTAGCCTGGCCCTGCGGGTTTATGTGCAGGGTGAGCCGACGGCGCTCGCACAAAAGAGCATCGGTCTCGGCGCATTTTCCGCCGTCGCCACCTTTGGCCTGGAATATGAATAA
- a CDS encoding DUF2238 domain-containing protein translates to MPVSRSPLLLSIITLLLLAALIHSGISPYDRTTWLMEVAPVLIVLPLLWLSHRRYPLTPLLYTLIFFHALILIFGGMYSYARVPLGFEVQQWLGLGRNPYDKLGHFFQGLVPALAAREILLRGGYVRGRKMLGFMVCCIALAISAVYELIEWWAALALGQGADEFLGTQGDPWDTQSDMFCALLGAIAGQWLFGGWQDRQLRRLKA, encoded by the coding sequence ATGCCCGTCTCACGCTCTCCGCTGTTGTTGTCCATTATCACCTTGCTGCTGCTGGCCGCGCTGATCCACAGCGGCATCAGCCCTTACGATCGCACCACCTGGCTGATGGAGGTGGCGCCGGTATTGATCGTTTTGCCGCTGCTGTGGCTGAGCCATCGCCGTTACCCGCTGACGCCGCTGCTCTACACGCTGATTTTCTTCCACGCGCTGATCCTGATTTTCGGCGGCATGTACAGCTACGCCCGCGTGCCGCTGGGGTTTGAGGTGCAGCAGTGGCTGGGGCTTGGCCGCAACCCATACGACAAACTGGGGCATTTCTTCCAGGGGTTGGTGCCGGCGCTGGCGGCGCGCGAGATCCTGCTGCGCGGCGGTTATGTGCGGGGCCGCAAAATGCTGGGCTTCATGGTGTGCTGTATCGCGCTGGCGATCAGCGCGGTGTATGAGCTGATCGAGTGGTGGGCGGCGCTGGCGCTGGGCCAGGGCGCCGATGAGTTTCTCGGCACCCAAGGCGACCCGTGGGACACGCAGTCCGACATGTTCTGCGCCTTGCTCGGTGCGATAGCCGGCCAGTGGCTGTTCGGTGGTTGGCAAGATCGGCAACTGCGGCGTTTAAAGGCGTAA
- a CDS encoding winged helix-turn-helix domain-containing protein, translated as MHIDNASNKVALLKPTSRLLSLFIRNNDKLLLRERLLNDVWVEHGLKASNNNLNNYVSGLRKSLAQFGAEDIIVTYPRQGFKFNALSIQQMDIKTDEIKSNDYSETEIASTPPPKARLPNFRRSAQRLIMIMAACLVPFAAIVLYQNSTRISVYPLGNEQNCQIYTMRLGSGDLASIKREIRQAGFNCQYQADVYYYDNMRNDSAEKEEQWLTYCPRASNSPCINNYINNKQP; from the coding sequence ATGCATATCGATAATGCCAGCAATAAAGTAGCTTTACTTAAACCGACCAGCAGATTGCTTTCGTTGTTTATTCGTAATAACGACAAACTGCTGCTACGAGAGAGGTTGCTTAATGACGTTTGGGTTGAACATGGGCTGAAAGCCTCCAATAACAACCTGAATAATTACGTTTCCGGCTTACGCAAGTCATTGGCGCAGTTCGGCGCGGAGGATATTATTGTCACCTATCCCCGTCAGGGGTTCAAATTTAATGCCTTAAGCATTCAACAGATGGATATAAAAACAGATGAGATTAAAAGTAATGATTATAGCGAAACCGAAATAGCCTCAACGCCGCCACCGAAGGCTCGGTTGCCTAACTTTCGTCGCTCGGCGCAGCGTTTAATTATGATTATGGCCGCTTGTTTAGTGCCGTTTGCCGCGATTGTGCTTTATCAAAACAGCACGCGCATCAGCGTTTATCCGCTGGGCAATGAGCAAAATTGCCAAATCTATACCATGCGATTAGGCAGTGGCGACCTGGCAAGCATTAAGCGAGAGATACGGCAGGCTGGATTCAACTGTCAATATCAGGCGGATGTCTATTACTATGACAACATGCGTAATGACAGCGCCGAAAAAGAAGAGCAATGGTTAACCTATTGTCCGCGAGCCAGTAATAGCCCTTGTATTAACAATTACATCAATAATAAACAGCCTTAA
- a CDS encoding outer membrane usher protein: MMFLPAGKPFRFHLLSTGVALALALALGSVWAPVANAEEIQFNTDVLDVNDRKNIDLSQFSRGGFIMPGSYSMVVHVNKNDLPEQSVAFYAPDDDANGSRACLTPALVEQLGIKDDMLKKLTWWREGACLDEASLPGMEMRGDLATSALYLNIPQAYLDYVSEDWDPPARWDEGIPGMLLDYNLNAQTQRQLKYGTQDYSLSGNGTAGANLGAWRLRADWQANLRHQTGSGQPTDKRLDWSRYYAYRAVPALRSKLTLGEDYLDSGVFDSFRFGGVSLRSDDSMLPPNLRGYAPEVTGVAKSNAKVTISQQGRVLYETTVAAGPFRIQDLNDAVSGELDVRVEEQDGSVQEFKMSTASIPYLTRPGSLRYKLVAGKPSDMDHRYQGPMFVTGEFSWGVSNGWSLYGGTLLGGDYNALALGIGRDLLLLGALSFDVTQSRAKLPYNDETLSGGSYRLSYSKSFDELDSQVTFAGYRFSEQNFMSMGEYLNARRYGQRYGSSKEMYTITYNQQLRDLGLSAYLNYSHQTYWDRPANDRYNLTLSRYFDVGNIKSLSLSLSAYRNRYNARNDDGMYLGLSVPWGNGTTLSYNATLNRDDNTHRVGYYDRIDDRSNYQISAGGSRSGANLSGYYNRDGDLARMSANASYQQDRYSAFGLSAQGGMTLTAEGGALHRTSRAGDTRLLLDTEGVAGVPVRGYGSAVASNRWGKAVVTDINSYYRNNASIDLDKLGDNAEAIKSVVQATLTEGAIGYRKFAVIAGEKAMAVIKLADGSEPPFGATVLNARKQETGIVNDGGSVYLSGINAGERMTVRWDGAVQCEVQMPTPLPAEMLATNLLLPCRALSAGANGEEH; this comes from the coding sequence ATGATGTTTTTGCCTGCAGGGAAGCCGTTTCGTTTTCATCTTCTGAGCACCGGTGTGGCGCTGGCGCTGGCGCTGGCGCTGGGGAGCGTCTGGGCGCCTGTCGCTAACGCGGAGGAGATTCAGTTCAATACCGATGTGCTGGACGTCAACGATCGTAAAAATATCGATCTGAGCCAGTTTTCGCGTGGCGGCTTCATTATGCCCGGCAGCTACAGCATGGTGGTGCACGTCAACAAGAACGATCTGCCGGAGCAATCGGTGGCGTTCTATGCTCCGGACGACGATGCCAACGGCAGCCGCGCCTGCCTTACGCCAGCGCTGGTCGAGCAGTTGGGCATTAAGGACGACATGCTCAAAAAGCTGACCTGGTGGCGTGAGGGGGCCTGTCTGGACGAGGCCAGCCTGCCGGGGATGGAAATGCGTGGCGATCTGGCCACCTCGGCACTGTACCTGAACATCCCCCAGGCCTACCTGGATTATGTCTCGGAGGATTGGGATCCGCCGGCGCGCTGGGACGAAGGCATTCCCGGCATGCTGCTCGACTACAACCTGAACGCGCAGACACAGCGCCAGCTGAAATATGGCACGCAGGATTACAGCCTGAGTGGCAACGGTACGGCGGGGGCTAACCTGGGTGCCTGGCGGCTGCGTGCCGACTGGCAGGCGAACCTGCGCCACCAGACCGGTTCCGGTCAGCCGACGGACAAGCGGCTGGACTGGAGCCGTTATTACGCCTATCGGGCCGTGCCGGCGCTGCGTTCCAAGCTGACTCTGGGTGAAGACTATCTGGACTCCGGGGTGTTCGACAGCTTCCGCTTTGGTGGGGTGAGCCTGCGTTCCGACGACAGCATGCTGCCGCCCAACCTGCGCGGTTACGCGCCGGAGGTAACCGGGGTGGCGAAGAGCAACGCCAAGGTGACCATCAGTCAGCAGGGCAGGGTACTGTATGAAACCACCGTAGCCGCCGGGCCATTTCGCATTCAGGACCTCAACGATGCGGTCTCCGGTGAACTGGACGTGCGGGTGGAGGAGCAGGACGGCAGCGTGCAGGAATTCAAAATGAGCACCGCCAGCATCCCGTACCTGACGCGGCCCGGTTCGCTACGTTACAAGCTGGTGGCGGGTAAGCCGTCGGACATGGATCACCGTTACCAGGGGCCGATGTTCGTCACCGGCGAATTCTCTTGGGGGGTGAGCAACGGTTGGTCGTTGTATGGCGGTACGTTACTCGGTGGCGACTATAACGCACTGGCGCTGGGTATCGGGCGTGATCTGTTGCTGCTGGGGGCGCTGTCATTCGACGTTACCCAGTCGCGCGCCAAACTGCCGTACAACGACGAGACGCTGAGCGGCGGTTCGTACCGCCTCAGCTACTCGAAAAGCTTCGACGAGCTGGACAGCCAGGTGACCTTCGCCGGCTACCGCTTCTCGGAACAGAACTTTATGAGCATGGGCGAGTACCTGAACGCCCGTAGATACGGGCAGCGGTACGGCAGCAGCAAGGAGATGTACACCATCACCTACAATCAGCAGCTGCGCGATCTGGGATTGAGTGCCTACCTCAACTACAGCCACCAGACCTATTGGGACCGGCCGGCCAACGATCGTTACAACCTGACGCTGTCGCGTTACTTCGATGTGGGAAACATCAAGAGCTTGAGCCTGTCGCTGTCGGCCTACCGCAACCGCTACAACGCGCGCAATGACGACGGCATGTATTTGGGGCTCTCGGTGCCGTGGGGTAATGGCACCACGCTGAGCTATAACGCCACGCTGAACCGTGACGACAATACCCACCGTGTGGGGTATTACGATCGCATCGACGATCGCAGCAACTACCAGATCAGCGCCGGCGGTTCGCGCAGCGGCGCCAATCTGAGCGGCTACTACAACCGCGACGGTGATTTGGCACGGATGAGCGCCAACGCCAGCTACCAGCAGGACCGCTACAGCGCATTCGGCCTGTCGGCACAGGGCGGCATGACGCTGACTGCGGAAGGCGGGGCGCTGCACCGCACCAGCAGGGCGGGCGATACTCGATTGTTGCTGGATACCGAAGGCGTGGCCGGGGTGCCGGTACGTGGCTACGGCAGCGCGGTGGCGAGCAACCGCTGGGGCAAGGCGGTGGTGACGGATATCAACAGCTACTACCGTAACAACGCCAGCATCGATCTGGACAAGCTGGGCGACAACGCCGAAGCGATTAAATCGGTAGTGCAGGCGACGCTGACCGAAGGCGCCATCGGTTACCGCAAGTTTGCGGTGATTGCCGGGGAGAAGGCGATGGCCGTGATCAAGCTGGCGGACGGCAGTGAACCGCCGTTCGGCGCGACAGTGCTGAATGCCCGTAAACAGGAGACCGGTATCGTCAACGACGGCGGCAGCGTCTACCTGAGCGGCATCAACGCCGGCGAGCGCATGACGGTGCGCTGGGACGGCGCCGTGCAGTGTGAGGTGCAAATGCCGACGCCGCTGCCGGCTGAGATGTTGGCGACGAATTTACTGCTGCCGTGCCGGGCATTAAGCGCCGGTGCGAACGGCGAAGAACACTGA
- a CDS encoding fimbrial protein codes for MKLNKIMLAAVMAFGVSSLANAADQGHGKVTFSGSIIDAPCSISPESMDQTVELGAISNVALKNGGKSTPRNFDIKLENCELTTAVPGKNNTVSLTFTGAVSAIDSKLLGITGTAKGAGIAITDGSGNDIVLGTKTNAQTLQNGANTLSFAAYLQGVNASTGVVPGEFQSVADFTLAYQ; via the coding sequence ATGAAACTGAATAAAATCATGCTGGCCGCCGTTATGGCTTTTGGTGTTTCTTCTCTGGCTAACGCGGCAGACCAGGGCCACGGTAAAGTGACCTTCTCGGGTTCTATTATCGACGCGCCTTGCTCTATCTCTCCTGAGTCAATGGATCAGACCGTTGAATTGGGTGCGATCTCTAACGTGGCGTTGAAAAACGGCGGTAAATCTACCCCGCGCAACTTTGATATCAAACTGGAAAACTGCGAGCTGACAACTGCTGTTCCTGGCAAGAACAACACCGTTTCTCTGACCTTCACCGGCGCCGTTTCCGCCATTGACAGCAAGCTGCTGGGCATTACCGGTACCGCTAAGGGTGCGGGCATCGCTATCACCGACGGCTCCGGCAACGACATCGTGCTGGGTACGAAAACCAATGCGCAAACGCTGCAAAACGGCGCCAACACCCTGAGCTTCGCCGCCTACCTGCAGGGCGTTAATGCTTCTACCGGGGTTGTTCCTGGCGAATTCCAGTCTGTTGCAGACTTCACCCTGGCTTACCAGTAA
- a CDS encoding YncE family protein, translating into MLLSTLLFSNTLLAQTAPEVLRKPVGKGAYEMAYSPSENALYLATSQSRKLDKGGIVYRLDPATLDVTQIIHNDIKPFGAAVNAKTGTLFFGNTVNNSVTAIDAKTGDVKGRLVLDARQRSETVKPLAPRELVADADSDTLYITGLGESSVVWVVDGKDLTLRATVTDTGKYGTGLALDAAAKRLYVTNADGELVTIDTQSNKVLSRKKLDEAKEHFFLNLSLDTATHRAFITDSKQPQVLVVDTRNGNILSKIDVPESLAVLFNPARNEVYVTHRQAGEVSVIDAKNYKVLNTIKTPTHPNSLALSPDGQTLYVSVKQASSREKEATAPDDVIRVALK; encoded by the coding sequence ATGCTGCTGTCTACGCTGCTGTTCTCCAACACCTTGCTGGCGCAGACCGCGCCGGAAGTGCTGCGCAAGCCGGTCGGCAAGGGCGCCTATGAAATGGCCTACAGCCCGAGCGAGAACGCGCTCTACCTGGCCACTTCGCAGAGCCGCAAGCTGGACAAGGGCGGCATCGTCTACCGTTTGGATCCGGCCACGCTGGACGTGACCCAGATTATCCATAACGACATCAAGCCGTTTGGCGCAGCCGTCAACGCCAAGACCGGCACGCTGTTCTTCGGCAACACCGTCAATAACTCGGTGACCGCCATCGACGCCAAGACCGGCGACGTGAAAGGCCGCTTGGTGCTGGACGCGCGCCAGCGCTCCGAGACCGTCAAGCCGCTGGCGCCGCGCGAGCTGGTGGCGGATGCCGACAGCGATACCCTGTACATTACCGGGCTGGGTGAATCCAGCGTGGTGTGGGTGGTGGACGGCAAGGATCTGACCCTGCGCGCCACCGTGACCGACACCGGCAAATACGGCACTGGCCTGGCGCTGGACGCCGCCGCCAAGCGCCTGTACGTCACCAACGCCGACGGCGAGCTGGTGACCATCGATACCCAGAGCAACAAGGTGCTGTCGCGCAAGAAGCTGGATGAGGCTAAAGAGCACTTCTTCCTGAACCTCAGCCTGGATACCGCCACTCACCGCGCCTTCATCACCGATTCCAAGCAGCCGCAGGTGCTGGTGGTGGACACCCGCAACGGCAACATCCTGAGCAAGATCGACGTGCCGGAATCGCTGGCGGTGCTGTTCAACCCGGCGCGCAATGAAGTTTACGTGACCCACCGCCAGGCGGGCGAAGTGAGCGTGATCGACGCCAAGAACTACAAGGTGCTGAACACCATCAAGACGCCGACCCACCCGAACAGCCTGGCGCTGTCGCCGGACGGCCAGACGCTGTATGTCAGCGTCAAGCAGGCTTCCAGCCGCGAGAAAGAAGCGACCGCGCCGGACGACGTGATCCGCGTAGCGCTGAAATAA
- a CDS encoding fimbria/pilus periplasmic chaperone: MKQRNVIGLLATTTLLAGVLAPTAQAAIALDRTRVIFDGGVQSVSLSVSNQNKQLPYLAQGWLEDEQGNKIQSPLTVLPPVQRIEPGKPSQVKIQALPAAKMLPQDRETLYYFNLREIPPKSNKPNSLQIALQTRIKLFYRPAAIAPERNAAPWQEQLTLSKQGDKYIVNNPTPYYVTIVDAANRKGVEGAKGFEPFMVPPKGSTPLTVSAGSVGNSPVLTYINDYGGRPPLSFNCSGSACTVVPEKKAAE, translated from the coding sequence ATGAAGCAACGTAATGTTATCGGTCTGTTGGCCACGACCACTTTATTGGCCGGCGTCCTGGCACCGACGGCGCAGGCAGCCATCGCATTGGACCGTACCCGAGTGATCTTCGATGGCGGCGTGCAGTCGGTGAGCCTGAGCGTGAGCAATCAGAACAAGCAGCTGCCGTACCTGGCCCAGGGCTGGCTGGAGGATGAGCAGGGCAACAAGATCCAGAGCCCGCTGACGGTACTGCCGCCGGTGCAGCGCATCGAGCCGGGCAAGCCGAGTCAGGTGAAGATCCAGGCGCTGCCGGCGGCGAAAATGCTGCCGCAGGACCGCGAGACGCTGTACTACTTCAACCTGCGCGAGATCCCGCCGAAGAGCAACAAACCGAACTCGCTGCAAATCGCATTGCAGACGCGTATCAAACTGTTCTACCGCCCGGCGGCGATCGCGCCGGAACGCAACGCGGCGCCGTGGCAGGAACAGCTGACGCTGAGCAAGCAGGGTGACAAGTACATCGTCAACAACCCAACGCCGTACTACGTCACTATTGTAGATGCCGCCAATCGCAAGGGCGTTGAAGGTGCCAAAGGCTTCGAGCCGTTTATGGTGCCGCCGAAGGGTAGCACGCCGTTAACGGTAAGCGCGGGCAGCGTGGGCAACAGCCCGGTGCTGACCTACATCAACGACTACGGCGGCCGGCCGCCGCTAAGTTTCAACTGCAGCGGCAGCGCCTGCACGGTGGTGCCAGAGAAGAAGGCGGCGGAGTAA